The nucleotide window ACAAATAACTACTCCTGAAAATGTTGGTGGTCAACAAGAAGCTCCTACTTCTCTAGATGTTGGACGACAAGAAACACCTTTTTCTCAGAATGTTGGTGCTCAACAAGAAACTCCAACTCAAGATGTTTCTCGTGAACAAACACTCGCATCTTTTGAAAGTAGTAATCCACAGGGCAGACAAGATACACTTGGTGGCATAAAATCCTTGAGAGTAAATGGAGATACGTAAGTAATACAAAATTATAGAAGTAATGGCTAAATATGTTTTCATTTAATAATCTtctcataatgtattgtattaatGATTTTGTAGATTCTGCCCACATGAGGCTGTACGAGATGTGGTGTTAGCCTTTAAAAAAAGCTTCTCTGGACCATGGCATTGTTGGAGCAAAGTTCCAGAGCATGTACGAGACAAATGGTTTAATGATTTTGAGGTATCTATACATGAACATGATCTGCAAATTTAACTTAAGCATTAGATTTTTCGCATTAGCAAagtctaaaaataaaaaaagtatgcATGCACACGTGTGAGAAGACACTAATGGATACATGAATCTCGTAGTATACTTGTTAATAggaaaattattttgtctttaAAGGAGATTACTCCATATGGCCTGATGTTGTCTTTTTGTGTGGAGTTGGAGGATGATTTCTCGAgcttaatgttttttttctttctggtGTTGTTGAAGTCATCTAGCATTTTCAATAATGCTATTCATAGAATGTACTAATGTTTCAGTACTATCTCTTTGATAATTATCAGACTCCATATCACTTTCTAGAATTTCGACATAAACGGTAAGTTTCTTTTATATTGTGCTTTCCTTTTCAGCTAACTGCTTCAGATCAGTGAGTAGTGTGTTATGATTGAATCAAATTTTACATTCGAAAATCATTTTCACATGCCAACAAGTTTTTTTAAGAGTCTTCATTATGCATATATCTTATCTCTTTATGTAGAAGTCGTGTAGccatttggatttttttttttgaaggatacaacccatagaaactTAGCAACTTTGTTACACACTTGGCAATCAATTATATAAAAGCCTCATACACTTCTCGGTTTACACAATGTCTCCTAAGTTCCAAGGCCGACCTTCTTGATAACTAGTTATTTTCTTAACTAGATTGTGCGTCTCAACTTGAAAAACAGTagtaaattgattatttaatttatatttgcaGAAGAATTATTCTTTTTCTGCTGAAGATAAAGTACTTGTTCGAAAAACTTTTAATCGGGTGGGTAGTGAAAGATTGAGTGACAGTTTGGGAAAAGCAAAGAggacatttttaagaaaaaagaaaataccaaAGTGGATTGCTCAAGTTCACTGGGACAGTTTGATGCAATATTGGAACTCTGACGGTTTTAAGAAAATATCAGCAATCAACTCAAAGAATAGAATGTCATCTAATAACGGAGAAGGTCCTTCCTTACATACTGGAGGATCAGTTGCATTTTCTGAGTACAGAAGAAGACATGTAagtaattctttatttttgtttagtgTTAATTAGTATTGGTCTTATGTTATTCTCTGATTTATGTCGAtaattaacaatatatttaATGGTTGTAGAAGGAACTGACTGGTAAAGAGCTTCGGAACGATGAATTATTTCTAATGACTCACAAAACCAAAAACGAAAAGAAGTGGATCTGTGGAAAGTCAAAAAGGATGTGGGTATGTTTTTATCTCATTTCATCAGTGATATTTATTctgaaagttatttttgtttaaatttaaatcCATGTGAATTGTTttctaagaagaacaaaataattgcTCTGTTAATGAGaaattttcttgttctttaatTCTTGGGCATAACGCAAGGTAAGTGATTTCACATTTGAAAGAACTTTTAAGTATATTTGGTTGTTAGTTGTGGTGTTAAGTGCACTTGTTTGAGGGTGGACTATTTCaccaaaaaaatgatttcacaTTTGAAATAACTTCAAGTATCTCACTGTTGAAACATATCATTATCCATGCCATCATTTTACTGGGAAATCCCAATTCTGTAAGTATTTGTTCGAGAAACACCCATTCAACCTCTTCTGGCAAACCTTGTGTTACATTCATTTTCACTAAGACTCTGGTATAGGATACCCTTTTTTGTTTAGCAGTACACACATCCGCAAAGAGTTGTTTCTCTAGTCGACTAGAAATTATACTAAGAGTTTCACCCCAATAGTTAAGGACCAGTGAACAGGACTTCATCTCTATCGTTTTGGTTTTGGAATTTCACTATGTAGCAGCTTGCATCGTGGTAATATAACTCAGGTACATAAGCAAAATTTTAGTACCCATCAATATAATTGCTCATGTAGGAGAAATCAGGTGCTTCACAACATATACATCACTAGAGCATTATTCCATTCATCGGTCAGTTTCGTTATTTCTGATGCCTCTAATACAATTAATGGTCGTCCATCAATTATATTTGGTGGGTTATAGGTTAAAGGCATACCAGTGGTGGAAGTACAGTTCGACATGAACAGGTTGTTCCAAACTTCTTCCTATCTGTATATTTCTTATTGAGCTCATTGTATTTTGTTTCTGCCCGACTCTCATTCCACCTTAAGGTTTGAATAAGGAACCTGTATGGTTTCAATAGAGCATTTAGAAAAGATGTCTTGTATTAGTTCAATACTAGTAGACAATCATTCCAAGAACCCATCAAGcttttataaaattgaagtaTCTCTTTCTCAATTTCATCATGTTTTAGGAGCTGTCTACTATCAAGACtggttaaaataaaaatattatccatGTTGGCTCAAGTTTTCACACAGATAAGGAACTACTTCTTGTTGTTGTCTCCTGCTACTTCAAGCCAGTGAGCCTTAGATTTCTGTTTCAACACCTTCTCCTGGAGATAAGACCATTTTTTATGTTCAACTACAACTTCTTTTTCTATGTCAAATATAGTGTTGGCTACACTAATCCCCACATGTTGAGTGATCTGTTTTTTGATGGATTCTAACTTCTCTCTTGCCTCAGTGACTCTATTGCCAAAGCTCCCCATTTCTTATGTCAATAACCTCTACAGAGGTTCTTTAcacaacttcatttttttcaatatatatcTCATCTTACATTTTGTTTCCAAATGGTTGTAATAATGTTTNGCTCAATAAGAATCGGCGAGTGATCAGAAAAACTATTCTTCTTGAATTGAGCTGTCAGATTCCGTGTTGTATCATCCAATAATCATTACAAAGAGCCTTGTCAATTCTACTCCATATGTTACAATTTGTTCAAGTATACCTTCTTCCAATAGATTTCATATCTATAAAGATTTAATACATTTATTACTGTTGAAAGTCTTTTGTTTCAGATTCAGTGACCTGTTGGCCCCTAATTCATTCCAAATCTAGCAGGGGAGAATAGAAATATCCACAAATACACCAAGGTTCAATGATGATAGAACCTATTCTAAGTAATTTCTGCCATAAGCTTCTCTTCCTTTGCTCTCTACAATTTTTGGCATAGATCACTGTTAGCAGACAATAAAAATTAGAACACTTACTTGCTACCTTTATATGTGTAAAATGATCATATACTTCTTCCATCAGAATAGTCATTTCACCAGACATCCTTAAAATCCAGATTCTCTTATTTTCGGCTAATGAGTAGTTATAGATGCATAAATTGATCATGgtaatataaattgatcattGTTTGAAGGGGCTATTCATTCCCATTACGTTCCAGATTAACCAGTTCATTAAAGAGAGAGGTGTACCCTCCCATCAGGAG belongs to Solanum stenotomum isolate F172 chromosome 1, ASM1918654v1, whole genome shotgun sequence and includes:
- the LOC125850888 gene encoding uncharacterized protein LOC125850888; protein product: MTRGRGIKRSWGGRGGITNKGGGGNKQPPDTSQKDVSESSIPTSQQVGLNQCIVSSHETSVHTSQEANAQQITTPENVGGQQEAPTSLDVGRQETPFSQNVGAQQETPTQDVSREQTLASFESSNPQGRQDTLGGIKSLRVNGDTFCPHEAVRDVVLAFKKSFSGPWHCWSKVPEHVRDKWFNDFEKNYSFSAEDKVLVRKTFNRVGSERLSDSLGKAKRTFLRKKKIPKWIAQVHWDSLMQYWNSDGFKKISAINSKNRMSSNNGEGPSLHTGGSVAFSEYRRRHKELTGKELRNDELFLMTHKTKNEKKWICGKSKRMWNTFTNTIKDKVGETSTLRNEEGLEVDDGDMERNTTTNGEDEGEKTSEDDVNLLKTVSEEQLLKTWIETVGGTKKGKIYGLGSRNCLLADSNNSNCASSTAQNPSNIPTQQIFETPEFQQLLDRVLEQRMTNMQEHVQMDIRENMEAQVTIAVRAAVARMLGFTPQPPPDGSGSTPNVP